One Hordeum vulgare subsp. vulgare chromosome 4H, MorexV3_pseudomolecules_assembly, whole genome shotgun sequence DNA window includes the following coding sequences:
- the LOC123446549 gene encoding transcription factor bHLH148-like: MASTSSSTAVDENERKRKRAAAGGESTASAGPGTEAQPSKWRTRREHEIYSSKLFEALRLVRGGSSTTAPARGRAVREAADRALAVAARGRSRWSRAILASRRRRLQAAHRARLRAPATPPARHPSVTAAAQPQPGKAPALAKKAKVLGRLVPGCHKLPFPALLSEASDYIKALEMQVRAMTALAEVLASVSASGSSSSLA, encoded by the coding sequence ATGGCATCCACGTCGAGCTCGACGGCGGTGGACGAGAATGAGCGGAAGCGGAAGAGGGCAGCAGCCGGGGGAGAGTCCACGGCGTCCGCCGGGCCGGGGACGGAGGCGCAGCCTTCCAAGTGGCGGACGCGGCGCGAGCACGAGATCTACTCCTCCAAGCTCTTCGAGGCGCTCCGCCTTGTCCGAGGTGGGTCATCGACGACGGCGCCGGCGCGTGGCCGGGCCGTGCGGGAGGCGGCCGACCGCGCGCTGGCGGTGGCGGCCCGCGGGCGCTCGCGCTGGAGCCGCGCCATACTTgcatcccgccgccgccgcctccaggcCGCCCACCGCGCGCGCCTCCGCGCCCCAGCCACACCGCCTGCGCGCCACCCCTCCGTCACTGCCGCCGCACAGCCCCAGCCGGGTAAGGCACCTGCTCTGGCGAAGAAGGCCAAGGTGCTCGGGCGGCTGGTGCCTGGCTGCCACAAACTGCCGTTCCCGGCTCTCCTGAGCGAGGCCTCCGACTACATCAAGGCGCTGGAGATGCAGGTGCGCGCCATGACCGCTCTAGCCGAGGTCCTGGCCAGCGTCTCAGCCTCCGGCAGCTCCTCCTCGCTGGCATGA